GCGCAGGACGAAGATCGAGCCTTGTGCGCCGACCGGGCCGCCGTGGAACGAGCCGACGATCAGTTCGGTACTACCGTTGCCGCCGAGGTCGACCGCCACGCCCATGTCCGGGCAGTGTGAGACTGGTACTTGGGCGCCCGGCGGCAGGTAGGGGTGCTCCTCGACCGCGCCGGTGCCGCCCCACTGGACGCTGATGGCGCACTGCTGGTGGTCGCTGGAACTGCCCGGATGGATGAGGTCCAGTCTCCGGTCCCCGTTCAGGTCAGCCCAAATCGAGTCGTTGAGTCCACCGGCCCGGACCGGTACGACGAATGTCAGCGATCCGAGTAATACCGCGCTGACAAGGACTGCGAATCGTCTCTTCCACATAGGAAGTCCCTTCGTGGCGTCAATAACGCCGGGGTTCGGGTTCGAATCGCACTGGAGCCTATGGTCACGCAAAGCATCTGCGTTGTCGCTGATAGTGTTCCGACAGCTACTCTCGGCCTGACAGCGAAGGGGACTGGCTGACCGGCTGGAACTCGCGCGATATCCGCCGCTGGGGTCTGGACGAGCTGGCTCTCGCGCTGGCCATTGCGGCAGCTGCACCGCTTGCCGGCGCCACCGGTACCAGTCGTCTCGTGGGCCGGGGCCGGCTGGCCGGCAGCGGAGGCGTGCCGTGGGGTGGCCGGCTCGAGGACCTGGTAGCTGCCTGCGGCTCGTACGGTGCCTGCGAGCGCGGTCCGAGAGGAATCAGCGCGGGACGTTGAAGATTTCCTACGTCATGTCCCCTAGTATCGAAGCATTCTTACATCTCGTTACGGGGAGGACGCATGGGTCCTGGAAGAAGGCTGGCCGCCTGGCTTTCCGCCACCGGTCTCGGTGCCGCGTTGCTGGTGGCTCCGCAGGCCGGCGCGCAGGCAGCGCCGGCGCCGGCGGGCGGGGCGGTGGCACCCGCGAGTCGTACCGTGACGTTGATCAGCGGCGATCGGGTGCTGCTGACCGACGACGGGCGGACCAGCGTCGAGCGGCAGCCGGGACGCGAGCACGTGCGGTTCGTGTCGTACCGCGACGACGCCCGGCACCTGCACGTGATTCCGTCGGACGCGCTGCCGCTGCTGCGGGCCGGGCTGCTGGACGCCCGGCTCTTCGACGTCACCGCCCTGCGCGACTTCGGGTACCACGACGGCCGGGCCGACCTGCCGTTGATCGTCACGTACCGGGGGGAAGCCGCGCGGGTGTCGGCCCGCTCGGCCGTGGCGGGCGCGACCGTGAGCCGGGACCTGCCGGCGATGGACGCGCTCGCGGTCCGCGCGCCGAAGTCGAACACCGGACTGCTCTGGCGGAGTCTCACGGCTGACGGCACTGCGACCCGGAGCCTGAGCGGCGGCATCGGTAAGGTCTGGCTGGACGGGCTGCGCAGGCCGACGCTCGAGGTCAGCGTGCCGCAGATCGGCGCGCCCGCAGCCTGGCAGGCCGGATACGACGGCACCGGCGTACGCGTGGCGGTGCTGGACACCGGCATCGACGCCACCCACCCGGACCTGGCCGGCAAGGTGATCGCCACGCGGAACTTCACCGAGGGCGAGGAGGACGACCGGGACCTGGTCGGCCACGGTACCCACGTGGCCTCCACCATCGTCGGCAGCGGGGCGGCGTCGCAGGGCCGGTACCGGGGCGTCGCGCCCGGCGCCCGGGTGCTCGACGGCAAGGTGTGCGTGGACGGCGGCTGCGCCGACTCGTGGATCCTCGCGGGCATGGAGTGGGCCGCCGCCGAGCAGCACGCCTCGATCGTCAACATGAGCCTCGGCGGTCCCGACACACCGGGCACGGACCCTGTGGAGGAGGCGGTCCAACGCCTCAGCGACCAGTACGGCACCCTCTTCGTCGTCGCCTCCGGCAACGACGGCGGCGAAGCGGCGGTCGGCTCCCCGGCGAGCGCGGACGCGGCCCTGGCCGTGGCCGCGGTGGACGCCGACGACCGGTTGGCCGATTTCTCGAACCGGGGCCCGCGCGGCGATGACGGGGCGCTCAAGCCGGACATCTCCGCTCCCGGCGTCGACATCACGGCGGCCAACAGCAAGGACGGGCGGCTTGGCGAACCGGGGGAGGCCTACACGACCGTCTCCGGTACGTCGATGGCCACCCCGCACGTGGCCGGAGCGGCGGCGCTGCTCGCCCAGCGTCACCCGGACTGGTCCGGGGCCTCGCTCAAGTCCACGCTGATGGGATCGACCAAGCCCACCAGCCCCATCGACCTGCTCGGCCAGGGCGCGGGCCGGGTCGACGTGGCTGCGGCGATCGGCCGGAGCGTCACCACCGCCCCGGCCAGCGTCAGCCTTCCCCTCCAGGAGTGGCCGCACGGCGACGACCCGCTGCTGACCAGGACCGTCACCTATCACAACCACGGCGACGCCGACGTGACGCTGGCCCTGGCGTGGCAGGCGATCGGTCCGGACGGTAGCCCGGCACCGGCCGGCATGTTCAGCCTGGACCGGCAGACCGTCACCGTGCCTGCCGGTGGCGACGCGACGGTCCGGCTCAACGCCGACACCAGGATCTCCTCGCCGGTCGGCCGCTTCGGCGGGTACCTGACCGCGTCCGGCGGCGGGCTGGTGGTACGGACCCCGTTCGGGGTGGAGAAGGAGTCCGAGCGGTACCCGCTCACCCTGGTCCTGACCACGCGGTCCGGCGCGCCGGCGACGGACTACAGCGCCATCGCCTTCCGGCTCGACACGTTCGACTCATTTCCTGCGAACGACACCGGCGGCACGGACGGCACCCTGGAGTTCCGACTGCCCCGGGGACGCTACGCGATCTTCTCGGCCATCTTCGAGGGTCAGGACGAGCAGCTCACCTCCACCCTGCTCGCCCAGCCGCAGCTCGACCTGACCGGCGCGCAGACCGTGGCCCTGGACGCCCGGCTGGCGAAGCCCGTGAATGTCACCGTGACCAACCCGGCCGCCCGGGGCGTCTGGGGTGAGTTCAGCGCCCGGACCAGGGCGGCCGACCTGCCGGGCATCTCACTGGAGATGAACATGGGGAGCCTCGACGGCTTCGACCGGGCCTACACCGGCCAGATCGGCCCGGACCAGGCCGTGGACGGGTTCTCCACAAAGATCAACGGCGTGTTGGCCCTGCCCGGACCCGACGGCAGCCTCGACGGCAGCCCGTTCGCCTACCACCTCGCCTGGTTCCGTGAGGGGCGGATGTTCAACGGGCTCGACCGCCGGCTGAGCCCGTCGTCTCTCGCCACGGTCCGCGAGAACTACGCCGCGCAGGGCACGGGCACCACCGGCGCGACAACGGCGTACGCGAGGGCGCGCGGTCTGTCCGGCAACTTCACCACGACGGTCCTGCCGTTCACCCTGCCGTTCACCCGCACCGAGTACTTCAACACCGACGGTGAGGTCCAGTGGACCAAGTTGTTCCAGGAACGGGTGCCCAGGCCCGGCCAGCCGGCCAACATCCAGACCACGGCGGAGCAGCCCGACGTCGCGTACCGGGCCGGCCAGAGCTACGACGAGCGGTGGAACCGGGGCGTCTTCGGGCCCTCCCTCGCCGGTCCGGGTAGCTCGCCCGAGTGGGTGAGCCGGCAGGGTGACACCATCCTGGCGGCGCCGCCGATCTTCACCGAGGGCTCGGGACGGCGGGTCTCCGGCCGCGTGTCGAACCCGCACATCGCCCTCTACCGGGACGGGAAGCTGCTCGCCGAGGCCGCCGCGCTGCGCGGGGAGTTCACCGTGCCGGCCGGCGACGCGGGCTACCGGCTGCAGATCGACGCCCAGCGGGCCGCACCGCTCACCCTCACCACCCGGGCGAGCGTGGCGTGGACGTTCCGCTCGGCACACGTCGACAGCGACCAGCCGCTCCGGCTGCCGCTGTCGGTAGTGCGCTTCACGCCCGCGCTCGACGAGCGCAACAGCGCCCCGGCTGGCCTGACGTACCGGGTGCCGGTCACCGTCGAGACCCAGCCCGGCTCGGCGGCGGGAACTCTTCTGCGTCCGACGGTCGAGGCGTCGTTCGACGACGGCCAGACGTGGCGACCGGTGCCGGTGCTCGGTGAGCAGGGCGGTTGGTACG
The nucleotide sequence above comes from Plantactinospora soyae. Encoded proteins:
- a CDS encoding S8 family serine peptidase — encoded protein: MGPGRRLAAWLSATGLGAALLVAPQAGAQAAPAPAGGAVAPASRTVTLISGDRVLLTDDGRTSVERQPGREHVRFVSYRDDARHLHVIPSDALPLLRAGLLDARLFDVTALRDFGYHDGRADLPLIVTYRGEAARVSARSAVAGATVSRDLPAMDALAVRAPKSNTGLLWRSLTADGTATRSLSGGIGKVWLDGLRRPTLEVSVPQIGAPAAWQAGYDGTGVRVAVLDTGIDATHPDLAGKVIATRNFTEGEEDDRDLVGHGTHVASTIVGSGAASQGRYRGVAPGARVLDGKVCVDGGCADSWILAGMEWAAAEQHASIVNMSLGGPDTPGTDPVEEAVQRLSDQYGTLFVVASGNDGGEAAVGSPASADAALAVAAVDADDRLADFSNRGPRGDDGALKPDISAPGVDITAANSKDGRLGEPGEAYTTVSGTSMATPHVAGAAALLAQRHPDWSGASLKSTLMGSTKPTSPIDLLGQGAGRVDVAAAIGRSVTTAPASVSLPLQEWPHGDDPLLTRTVTYHNHGDADVTLALAWQAIGPDGSPAPAGMFSLDRQTVTVPAGGDATVRLNADTRISSPVGRFGGYLTASGGGLVVRTPFGVEKESERYPLTLVLTTRSGAPATDYSAIAFRLDTFDSFPANDTGGTDGTLEFRLPRGRYAIFSAIFEGQDEQLTSTLLAQPQLDLTGAQTVALDARLAKPVNVTVTNPAARGVWGEFSARTRAADLPGISLEMNMGSLDGFDRAYTGQIGPDQAVDGFSTKINGVLALPGPDGSLDGSPFAYHLAWFREGRMFNGLDRRLSPSSLATVRENYAAQGTGTTGATTAYARARGLSGNFTTTVLPFTLPFTRTEYFNTDGEVQWTKLFQERVPRPGQPANIQTTAEQPDVAYRAGQSYDERWNRGVFGPSLAGPGSSPEWVSRQGDTILAAPPIFTEGSGRRVSGRVSNPHIALYRDGKLLAEAAALRGEFTVPAGDAGYRLQIDAQRAAPLTLTTRASVAWTFRSAHVDSDQPLRLPLSVVRFTPALDERNSAPAGLTYRVPVTVETQPGSAAGTLLRPTVEASFDDGQTWRPVPVLGEQGGWYVRVPHPAADGYVSLRARATDTAGNTVDQTIIRAYRIGG